A genomic segment from Glycine soja cultivar W05 chromosome 20, ASM419377v2, whole genome shotgun sequence encodes:
- the LOC114403670 gene encoding protein TRIGALACTOSYLDIACYLGLYCEROL 2, chloroplastic-like: MITNPSLHASTLPSALSSSLITLHGSSVKCMPCLPFRALRKINWIRATSAADGGPIESSPALGSKNPLAVVLDIPRTIWKKTMRPLSDFGFGGRSIWEGGVGLFLVSSAVLFALSLAWLKGFQMRSKFRKYTATFEFDQACGICTGTPVRIRGVTVGDVIRVNPSLRSIEAIVEIEDDKTIIPRNSLVEVNQSGLLMETIIDITPRDPIPTPSAGPLDQECSKEALIVCDREKIKGIEGVSLDKLVGIFTRLGQDVEKIGIVNSYSLAERAASIIEEAKPLLIKMKAMAEDVQPLLTEVRDSGLLKEVENLTRSLTQATEDLRRVHSSIMTPENTELLQKSIYTLIFTLKNIENVSSDILGFTGDEATRKSLKLLIKSLSRLL, from the exons ATGATTACTAACCCTTCATTGCATGCTTCAACATTGCCAAGTGCTTTATCTTCATCTCTGATTACTCTACATGGAAGTTCTGTAAAGTGTATGCCCTGCCTTCCATTTAGAGCCCTAAGAAAAATCAACTGGATAAGAGCTACATCTGCTGCAGATGGAGGGCCTATTGAGTCATCGCCAGCTTTGGGATCAAAAAATCCTCTTGCGGTTGTTTTGGACATTCCTCGTACCATTTGGAAGAAAACAATGCGTCCATTAAGTGATTTTGGGTTTGGTGGTAGGAGCATATGGGAAGGTGGGGTAGGATTGTTTTTAGTTTCAAGTGCGGTTCTATTTGCGCTTAGTTTGGCCTGGTTGAAGGGTTTCCAAATGCGATCCAAATTCAGGAAGTACACAGCAACATTTGAGTTTGATCAGGCTTGCGGTATTTGCACTGGAACTCCTGTGAGGATCAGAGGGGTGACTGTAGGTGATGTCATTCGTGTGAATCCTTCCTTAAGAAGTATTGAAGCTATTGTTGAG ATTGAAGACGATAAAACAATCATACCGCGAAATTCATTGGTTGAAGTAAACCAGTCAGGTCTTCTTATGGAAACTATAATCGACATTACTCCTCGTGATCCTATTCCAACACCTTCGGCTGGACCTCTTGACCAAGAATGTTCTAAAGAAGCACTCATTGTGTGTGATAGAGAAAAGATTAAGGGTATAGAAGGAGTGAGTTTGGATAAATTGGTTGGGATATTTACCCGTCTTGGGCAAGATGTAGAGAAAATTGGCATTGTTAATAGCTATTCGTTGGCTGAACGAGCTGCTTCAATTATCGAAGAAGCGAAACCACTTCTTATAAAG ATGAAAGCCATGGCTGAAGATGTTCAACCTTTGTTGACTGAAGTCCGTGATAGTGGCCTGTTGAAGGAAGTTGAGAATTTAACCCGAAGCCTTACACAAGCAACTGAGGATTTGAG AAGGGTACACTCATCCATAATGACCCCTGAGAACACTGAACTGCTCCAAAAGTCCATATATACTCTTATTTTTACCCTGAAGAACATTGAG AATGTTAGCTCGGATATTTTGGGTTTCACTGGCGATGAAGCTACAAGAAAGAGTTTGAAATTACTTATCAAGTCCCTCAGCAGGTTATTGTGA